In one window of Thalassococcus arenae DNA:
- a CDS encoding N-acetylmuramoyl-L-alanine amidase, giving the protein MSRLLLTLVMALWAGLAAAQAPTALARAEAGAVSDTLWGRTEIALELSQGVPWRAYTLTGPDRLVIDFRQVDWSGLDPATFGTSPRIAAMRAGPLMSGWSRLVAELAEPMAIDKAALNIDKTSGKARLSVSLRGIDRAAFDAGAGAPADPTWDLPRIARAEPATTGGDGRLVVMLDPGHGGIDPGAQRGDVTEADLMLLFARELRDVLMRTGRFDVRLTRDADAFVSLEGRVAAAHEAGADLFVSLHADALAEGVAHGASVYTLSEEASDAASAALAERHDRDDLLSGVDLTQSDDTVAQVLMGLARLDNTPRSQALARHLIDGIDNALGHVHKRPLRQAGFSVLKAADIPSVLIEVGFLSTDHDLKNLQDPAWRAGMAAGIRDGIAAWALEDAALARLRRQ; this is encoded by the coding sequence ATGAGCAGGCTTCTACTGACCCTCGTTATGGCCCTCTGGGCCGGACTGGCGGCTGCGCAGGCGCCGACGGCGCTGGCGCGCGCCGAGGCCGGTGCGGTGTCCGACACGCTGTGGGGGCGTACCGAGATCGCGCTCGAGCTGAGCCAGGGCGTGCCGTGGCGGGCCTATACTCTGACCGGGCCCGACCGGCTGGTCATCGATTTCCGCCAGGTCGACTGGTCGGGGCTGGATCCCGCGACCTTCGGCACCAGCCCCCGGATCGCCGCGATGCGCGCCGGGCCGCTGATGTCGGGCTGGTCGCGGCTGGTGGCCGAACTGGCCGAACCGATGGCCATCGACAAGGCCGCGCTGAACATCGACAAGACCAGCGGCAAGGCGCGGCTGTCGGTCAGCCTGCGCGGTATCGACCGTGCCGCGTTCGACGCCGGCGCCGGCGCGCCGGCCGATCCGACATGGGACCTGCCGCGCATCGCGCGCGCCGAACCCGCAACCACCGGCGGCGACGGCCGGTTGGTCGTCATGCTGGACCCCGGCCATGGCGGCATCGACCCCGGCGCACAGCGCGGTGACGTGACCGAAGCCGACCTGATGCTGCTGTTCGCCCGCGAATTGCGCGACGTTCTGATGCGGACCGGGCGCTTCGACGTGCGCCTGACGCGCGATGCCGACGCCTTCGTATCGCTCGAAGGCCGCGTGGCCGCCGCGCACGAGGCCGGCGCCGACCTGTTCGTCAGCCTGCATGCCGACGCGCTGGCCGAAGGGGTGGCGCATGGCGCGTCGGTCTACACCTTGTCCGAAGAGGCCAGCGACGCCGCTTCGGCCGCGCTGGCCGAACGGCACGACCGAGACGACCTGCTGTCGGGCGTGGATCTCACGCAATCGGACGACACCGTCGCGCAGGTGCTGATGGGTCTGGCGCGGCTCGACAACACGCCACGGTCGCAGGCGCTGGCGCGGCACCTGATCGACGGCATCGACAACGCGCTCGGACACGTGCACAAACGCCCGTTGCGGCAGGCCGGGTTTTCCGTTCTCAAGGCCGCCGATATCCCGTCGGTGCTGATCGAGGTGGGGTTCCTGTCGACCGACCACGACCTCAAGAACCTGCAGGACCCGGCCTGGCGGGCGGGCATGGCGGCAGGCATTCGCGACGGCATCGCGGCCTGGGCACTGGAAGACGCCGCGCTGGCGCGTCTGCGGCGGCAATGA
- a CDS encoding pyridoxal phosphate-dependent aminotransferase gives MRNSRRGAVDPFIVMDVMEAARQAEEAGRHIIHMEVGQPGTPAPQAARDALARAMQSDPLGYTVALGLPALRQRISRLYGEWYGVDLDPRRVVVTPGSSGGFILAFTAFLDGGDRVALGAPGYPSYRQILRALDLVPVEVQSSAGNRLQPVPDDLTALDWQGLMVASPANPTGTMLDRAALAALIGSAQDRGAAFFSDEIYHGIEYEAKAVSALQISDDVCVINSFSKYFSMTGWRVGWLVVPEANIRQIERLAQNLFICAPHAAQVAALAAMDATEELQANMAVYARNRALMMEGLPKAGFDRLAPPDGAFYVYADVSHLTDDSRAFAAEILEHAGVAVTPGLDFDPERGAGTLRFSYARATADIEEGLARLAAFMAARG, from the coding sequence ATGCGGAACTCAAGGCGCGGCGCCGTCGATCCCTTCATCGTGATGGACGTCATGGAAGCGGCCCGGCAGGCCGAGGAGGCCGGCCGTCACATCATCCACATGGAAGTGGGCCAGCCCGGCACACCGGCACCGCAAGCCGCCCGCGACGCGCTGGCCCGGGCGATGCAGTCCGACCCGCTCGGCTATACCGTGGCTTTGGGGCTGCCCGCCCTGCGGCAAAGGATTTCAAGGCTTTACGGCGAATGGTACGGTGTCGATCTGGACCCGCGCCGGGTGGTTGTCACGCCGGGATCTTCGGGCGGTTTCATCCTGGCCTTCACCGCGTTCCTCGACGGCGGCGACCGGGTGGCGCTTGGCGCGCCGGGCTATCCGTCCTACCGCCAGATCCTGCGCGCGCTCGACCTGGTGCCGGTCGAGGTGCAATCCTCGGCGGGAAACCGCCTGCAACCGGTGCCGGACGACCTGACCGCGCTGGACTGGCAGGGGTTGATGGTGGCCTCACCCGCCAATCCCACCGGCACGATGCTGGATCGCGCCGCGCTGGCCGCGCTGATCGGCAGTGCGCAGGACCGCGGTGCGGCGTTCTTTTCCGACGAGATCTACCACGGCATCGAATACGAGGCGAAGGCGGTCAGTGCGCTGCAGATCAGCGACGATGTCTGCGTGATCAATTCGTTCTCCAAGTATTTCAGCATGACCGGCTGGCGGGTCGGCTGGCTGGTCGTGCCCGAGGCCAATATCCGCCAGATCGAACGGCTGGCGCAGAACCTGTTCATCTGCGCGCCCCATGCCGCGCAGGTCGCGGCACTGGCGGCGATGGACGCGACCGAGGAATTGCAGGCCAACATGGCGGTCTACGCCCGCAACCGCGCATTGATGATGGAGGGGTTGCCCAAGGCCGGGTTCGACCGCCTGGCGCCACCCGACGGCGCCTTCTACGTCTATGCCGATGTCAGCCATCTGACCGACGACAGCCGCGCCTTCGCCGCCGAAATCCTGGAACATGCCGGCGTCGCGGTGACGCCGGGGCTGGATTTCGACCCCGAGCGCGGCGCCGGCACGCTGCGGTTTTCCTATGCCCGCGCCACCGCCGATATCGAGGAAGGGCTGGCGCGGTTGGCGGCCTTCATGGCGGCGCGCGGGTAG
- a CDS encoding M48 family metalloprotease, whose translation MILPRLFALTVGLWLMMAYPLQAGVTLLRDADIEYSLRQLADPVLRAAGLSPNQVQILVIDDNTLNAFVVDTQRIFLHSGLILKLKTAAELQAVIAHEAAHITNGHITRRLGNMRAARNAAGLGLILAAAAGAAAGGEAGGEVAAGIAIGSQSSALRLFLSHTRAEEASADIASVRYLLRAGVDPAGAVAVQELFRGQEALSVSRQDPYMRTHPLTSDRLRALKGLVAGHTGQAVQDGAANYWFARIQGKLSAFSRAPNWTLRRAKDSASRDIALMREAVAHHRQSNLSKALPAIDAALALRTKDPYLLELKGQILLESRQFEASAQVYRAAAAMAPREALILGGYGRALLAVGRYSDALNVLEQARNRDFGDARILRDLAVAYARSGQNAMASVVTAERYALQGRLDDAEIHAKRAEGALPQGSGPWQRAQDVLDAARRAKRR comes from the coding sequence ATGATCCTTCCCCGGCTATTCGCCCTGACGGTCGGCCTGTGGCTGATGATGGCGTATCCCTTGCAGGCGGGCGTCACGCTGTTGCGCGATGCCGATATCGAGTATTCGCTGCGCCAACTGGCCGATCCGGTATTGCGTGCCGCAGGGCTCAGCCCGAACCAGGTGCAAATCCTGGTGATCGACGACAACACGCTGAATGCCTTCGTCGTCGACACGCAGCGCATCTTTCTGCATTCCGGCCTGATCCTGAAGCTCAAGACCGCGGCCGAGTTGCAGGCCGTGATCGCGCACGAGGCCGCACATATCACCAACGGCCATATCACCCGCCGTCTGGGCAACATGCGCGCTGCGCGCAATGCCGCGGGGCTGGGGCTGATCCTGGCCGCCGCGGCCGGTGCCGCGGCCGGAGGCGAGGCCGGTGGCGAGGTGGCCGCAGGCATCGCCATCGGATCGCAAAGCTCGGCCCTGCGGCTGTTCCTGTCGCATACCCGCGCCGAAGAAGCGTCGGCCGATATCGCCTCGGTTCGCTACCTTCTTCGTGCCGGCGTCGATCCCGCCGGTGCCGTGGCGGTACAGGAGCTGTTTCGCGGGCAGGAGGCGCTGTCGGTCAGCCGCCAGGACCCCTATATGCGCACGCATCCCTTGACCAGCGACCGGCTGCGCGCGCTCAAGGGGCTGGTGGCCGGCCATACCGGCCAGGCCGTGCAGGACGGCGCCGCGAATTACTGGTTCGCCCGTATCCAGGGCAAGCTGTCGGCCTTTTCGCGTGCGCCGAACTGGACCCTGCGGCGCGCCAAGGACAGCGCCAGCCGCGACATCGCCCTGATGCGCGAGGCAGTGGCCCATCACCGCCAGTCCAACCTGTCCAAGGCGCTGCCCGCCATCGACGCCGCGCTGGCCCTGCGGACCAAGGATCCCTACCTGCTGGAACTCAAGGGCCAGATCTTGCTGGAATCGCGCCAGTTCGAGGCGTCGGCGCAGGTCTATCGCGCCGCCGCCGCCATGGCCCCGCGCGAGGCGCTGATCCTGGGGGGCTACGGCCGCGCCCTGCTGGCGGTCGGGCGCTATTCCGACGCGCTGAACGTGCTCGAACAGGCGCGCAACCGCGATTTCGGCGATGCCCGGATCCTGCGCGACCTGGCGGTCGCCTATGCGCGCAGCGGCCAGAACGCCATGGCATCGGTCGTCACCGCGGAACGCTATGCGCTGCAAGGGCGTCTGGATGACGCGGAAATCCACGCCAAACGCGCCGAAGGCGCGCTGCCGCAGGGGTCCGGGCCATGGCAACGGGCGCAGGATGTGCTAGATGCTGCGCGGCGGGCGAAGCGGCGCTGA
- a CDS encoding DsbA family protein translates to MTGTTNKTGFLALALAGFLGSAALASETAPVIDFDAMTDEQRQAFGAQVRAYLLENPQVIMEAVAVLEQQEAEAQASADVSLVQDNAAALFDDGFSWVGGNPDGDITIVEFIDYRCGYCRRAHPEVTELIESDGNIRFVVKEFPILGDASLVSSRFAIATLITAGPDAYKAVHEALIALEGAPNEATLQRIADTMGLDANAIMAEMESPEVARRIDETRALAQRLQINGTPSFVMGERMVRGYVPLDGMRQIVAGERG, encoded by the coding sequence ATGACGGGCACGACGAACAAGACCGGTTTTCTGGCGCTGGCGCTGGCGGGATTTCTGGGCAGCGCGGCGCTGGCCTCGGAAACCGCGCCGGTTATCGACTTCGACGCGATGACAGACGAACAGCGACAGGCTTTCGGAGCCCAGGTGCGCGCCTATCTGCTGGAAAACCCGCAGGTCATCATGGAAGCGGTCGCGGTGCTGGAGCAGCAAGAGGCCGAGGCGCAGGCATCCGCGGACGTGTCGCTTGTGCAGGACAACGCCGCGGCCCTGTTCGATGACGGGTTTTCCTGGGTCGGCGGCAATCCCGACGGCGATATCACCATCGTCGAATTCATCGACTATCGCTGTGGCTATTGCCGCCGCGCCCATCCCGAAGTGACCGAACTGATCGAAAGCGATGGCAATATCCGTTTCGTCGTCAAGGAATTCCCGATCCTGGGCGACGCATCGCTGGTGTCGTCGCGCTTTGCCATCGCGACGCTGATCACCGCCGGGCCGGACGCCTACAAGGCGGTGCACGAGGCGCTGATCGCACTGGAAGGCGCGCCGAACGAGGCGACGTTGCAGCGCATCGCGGACACGATGGGTCTGGATGCGAACGCGATCATGGCCGAGATGGAAAGCCCCGAGGTCGCCCGCCGCATCGACGAGACCCGCGCGCTGGCACAGAGGTTGCAGATCAATGGCACGCCCAGCTTCGTGATGGGCGAACGCATGGTGCGCGGCTACGTGCCGCTGGACGGGATGCGCCAGATCGTGGCAGGCGAGCGCGGCTGA
- the ispG gene encoding flavodoxin-dependent (E)-4-hydroxy-3-methylbut-2-enyl-diphosphate synthase: protein MSLNHVRPWRNIYRRKSRQIMVGSVPVGGDAPISVQTMTNTVTTDVPGTIAQIQAAAEAGADIVRVSVPDEASSRALREIVRESPVPIVADIHFHYRRGIEAAEAGAACLRINPGNIGNQDRVREVIKAARDHNCSIRIGVNAGSLEKHLLDKYGEPCPDAMVESGLDHIKILQDNDFHEFKISCKASDVFMAAAAYQALAEATDAPIHLGITEAGGLMTGTIKSAIGLGNLLWMGIGDTIRVSLSADPVEEVKVGYEILKSLGLRHRGVNIISCPSCARQGFDVIKTVEALEKRLEHIKTPMSLSIIGCVVNGPGEALMTDVGFTGGGNGAGMVYLAGKQSHKLSNDQMIDHIVEQVEKKAAELEAQASEAQAAE from the coding sequence ATGAGCCTCAATCACGTCCGCCCCTGGCGCAACATCTACCGCCGCAAGTCGCGCCAGATCATGGTCGGGTCGGTGCCCGTGGGCGGCGATGCGCCGATATCGGTGCAAACGATGACCAACACCGTGACCACCGATGTTCCGGGCACCATCGCGCAGATCCAGGCCGCGGCCGAGGCAGGCGCCGATATCGTCCGCGTGTCGGTTCCGGATGAAGCGTCGTCCAGGGCGCTGCGCGAGATCGTCCGCGAAAGCCCGGTACCGATCGTCGCGGACATCCATTTCCACTACAGGCGCGGGATCGAGGCGGCCGAGGCGGGCGCCGCGTGCCTGCGCATCAATCCCGGCAATATCGGCAACCAGGACCGCGTGCGCGAGGTCATCAAGGCTGCCCGCGACCACAACTGTTCGATCCGGATCGGGGTGAACGCCGGCAGCCTTGAAAAACACCTGTTGGACAAATACGGCGAGCCGTGTCCCGACGCGATGGTGGAAAGCGGGCTGGATCACATCAAGATCCTGCAGGACAACGATTTTCACGAGTTCAAGATCAGTTGCAAGGCATCCGACGTGTTCATGGCCGCCGCCGCCTACCAGGCCCTGGCCGAGGCCACCGACGCACCGATCCACCTGGGCATCACCGAGGCCGGCGGGCTGATGACCGGCACGATCAAGTCGGCAATCGGCCTGGGCAACCTGCTGTGGATGGGCATCGGCGACACGATACGCGTGTCGCTGTCGGCTGATCCGGTCGAAGAGGTCAAGGTCGGCTACGAGATCCTGAAATCGCTGGGCCTGCGCCATCGCGGCGTGAACATCATTTCCTGCCCGTCCTGCGCAAGGCAGGGCTTTGACGTGATCAAGACGGTCGAGGCGCTGGAAAAGCGGCTGGAACACATAAAGACGCCGATGTCGCTGTCGATCATCGGTTGCGTGGTGAACGGCCCGGGCGAGGCGCTGATGACCGATGTGGGCTTTACCGGCGGCGGCAACGGCGCCGGCATGGTCTATCTGGCGGGCAAACAAAGCCACAAACTGTCGAACGACCAGATGATCGACCACATCGTCGAGCAGGTCGAGAAGAAGGCGGCCGAGTTGGAGGCACAGGCATCCGAGGCCCAGGCAGCGGAATAG
- a CDS encoding helix-turn-helix domain-containing protein, which translates to MIGRKSDKKPDVEDAKLRSFDDFDLRLGDIMRGERATMGKSLLDVQRELRIKASYIAAIENCDPSAFDTPGFIAGYVRSYARYLDLNPDEAFAQFCAESGFSVAHGMSQKASTIRKPSDPDQPPRPKARDPFTDGKLPFAPQADSVLSRIEPGAIGSTLVLLGLVAGIGYGGWFVLQEVQRVQVAPVEQTPIVLSDLDPLNSPSETPVAEGTEAPAAAGVFTPPTTEAFDRLYRPQALDVPVLVARDAPISTLDPESVGVFARAGQPDGSVWNGRHDEAQRLAAQDRADPAPSVLQQHAGVTLVAVRPVWIRVRDDNGAVLREGILNAGDTWPVPATAAAPRVQVGESGALYFAAQGKVLGPAGPRGSVTANLPLDAAELVGRYAEAEAPEGSDLSRVLADLGHMLNTPEQTVVATGPTVPPKVYEDGQPAVTIVAVREAWVRVKSASGATVHETIMQPGEVYTVPQMEQAPTIRTGDAGAIFFAVNGQTYGPYGSNGQVADNLALSVDTVTTQFAATDPAINATLAKTVAELGAVAAPADQN; encoded by the coding sequence ATGATCGGGCGTAAATCCGACAAGAAACCCGATGTGGAAGACGCAAAGCTGCGCAGCTTTGACGATTTCGATCTGCGCCTGGGTGACATCATGCGCGGCGAACGCGCCACCATGGGCAAATCGCTGCTGGATGTGCAGCGGGAATTGCGGATCAAGGCCAGCTACATCGCCGCGATCGAAAACTGCGATCCTTCGGCGTTCGACACCCCCGGATTCATCGCCGGTTATGTCCGATCCTACGCCCGGTACCTGGACCTGAACCCGGACGAAGCCTTTGCCCAGTTCTGCGCCGAAAGCGGATTTTCCGTCGCGCATGGCATGTCGCAAAAGGCGTCGACCATCCGCAAGCCTTCCGATCCCGATCAGCCGCCGCGCCCCAAGGCGCGCGATCCCTTTACCGACGGCAAGTTGCCGTTCGCCCCGCAGGCCGACAGCGTGCTGTCGCGGATCGAACCGGGCGCGATCGGATCGACGCTCGTGTTGCTGGGTCTGGTTGCGGGCATCGGCTATGGCGGATGGTTCGTGCTGCAGGAAGTGCAGCGCGTGCAGGTCGCGCCGGTCGAACAGACGCCGATCGTCCTCAGTGATCTGGACCCGCTGAACAGCCCTTCCGAAACCCCCGTCGCAGAGGGAACCGAAGCGCCCGCGGCGGCCGGCGTCTTTACGCCGCCAACAACCGAAGCCTTCGACCGTCTCTACCGGCCGCAGGCGCTGGACGTGCCGGTGCTGGTGGCCCGCGACGCGCCGATCTCGACCCTCGACCCCGAAAGCGTGGGGGTCTTCGCCCGTGCCGGACAGCCGGACGGGTCGGTCTGGAACGGGCGCCACGACGAAGCGCAGCGCCTGGCCGCACAGGACCGCGCCGATCCGGCGCCATCCGTGCTGCAACAACATGCCGGTGTGACACTGGTCGCGGTGCGGCCGGTGTGGATCCGGGTGCGCGACGACAACGGCGCCGTGCTGCGCGAGGGCATCCTGAACGCCGGCGATACCTGGCCGGTACCCGCCACCGCCGCTGCCCCTCGGGTGCAGGTCGGCGAAAGCGGCGCGCTCTACTTCGCCGCGCAAGGCAAGGTTCTGGGGCCGGCCGGTCCGCGCGGTTCGGTCACTGCGAATCTGCCGCTCGATGCGGCCGAACTGGTGGGGCGCTATGCCGAGGCCGAGGCGCCCGAAGGATCGGATCTGTCGCGCGTGCTGGCCGATCTCGGGCACATGCTGAACACCCCCGAACAGACCGTCGTCGCCACCGGCCCGACCGTGCCGCCGAAGGTCTACGAAGACGGCCAGCCTGCGGTCACGATCGTCGCAGTGCGCGAAGCCTGGGTGCGGGTGAAATCCGCCAGCGGCGCGACGGTCCACGAGACCATCATGCAGCCGGGCGAGGTATACACCGTGCCGCAGATGGAACAGGCGCCGACGATCCGCACCGGCGATGCGGGTGCGATCTTTTTCGCCGTGAACGGCCAGACCTACGGGCCCTACGGCAGCAACGGCCAGGTTGCGGACAACCTGGCGCTATCGGTCGATACCGTCACAACGCAGTTCGCCGCGACAGACCCTGCCATCAACGCCACGCTGGCCAAGACCGTCGCCGAACTGGGGGCCGTCGCCGCCCCGGCCGATCAGAACTGA
- the hemA gene encoding 5-aminolevulinate synthase — protein MDYTAKLDTALNRLHEEGRYRTFIDIERKKGQFPHATWRKPDGTEAPISVWCGNDYLGMGQHPAVLSAMHEAIDATGAGSGGTRNISGTTVYHKRLEAELADLHGKEAALLFTSAYIANDATLSTLPKLFPGLIIYSDELNHASMIEGVRRNGGAKRIFKHNDLADLRAKLEADDPAAPKLIAFESIYSMDGDFGPIEAICDLADEFGALTYIDEVHAVGMYGPRGAGVAERDRLMHRIDIINGTLAKAYGVMGGYIAASYKMCDAIRSYAPGFIFTTSLPPAVAAGAAASVAFLKTSEGQKLRDLHQERAAILKTRLKGMGLPLIDHGSHIVPVIVGDPVHTKKLSDMLLDRYGIYVQPINFPTVPRGTERLRFTPSPVHGPGEMDKLVKAMDALWSHCALNRAELSA, from the coding sequence GTGGACTACACCGCGAAACTCGACACCGCGCTCAACCGCCTTCACGAGGAAGGCCGTTACCGCACATTCATCGATATCGAGCGCAAGAAGGGCCAGTTCCCGCACGCCACCTGGCGCAAGCCCGACGGCACCGAGGCTCCGATCAGCGTCTGGTGCGGCAACGACTATCTGGGCATGGGCCAGCATCCGGCGGTCCTGAGCGCGATGCACGAGGCCATCGACGCCACCGGCGCGGGTTCGGGCGGAACGCGCAACATTTCGGGGACGACGGTCTATCACAAGCGGCTCGAGGCCGAATTGGCGGATCTGCACGGCAAGGAAGCGGCGCTGCTGTTCACCTCGGCCTATATCGCCAACGACGCGACGCTGTCGACGCTGCCCAAGCTGTTTCCGGGCCTCATCATCTATTCCGACGAACTGAACCACGCATCCATGATCGAAGGCGTGCGCCGCAACGGCGGCGCCAAGCGCATCTTCAAGCATAACGATCTGGCCGATCTGCGCGCCAAGCTCGAGGCCGACGACCCGGCCGCGCCCAAGCTGATCGCCTTCGAATCGATCTATTCGATGGACGGCGATTTCGGCCCGATCGAGGCGATCTGCGACCTGGCCGACGAATTCGGCGCCCTGACCTATATCGACGAGGTTCACGCCGTCGGCATGTACGGCCCGCGCGGGGCGGGGGTGGCCGAACGCGACCGGCTGATGCACCGCATCGACATCATCAACGGCACGCTGGCCAAGGCCTATGGCGTGATGGGCGGCTATATCGCGGCCTCGTACAAGATGTGCGATGCGATCCGGTCCTATGCGCCCGGCTTCATCTTCACCACCTCGCTGCCGCCGGCCGTGGCCGCAGGCGCGGCGGCCTCGGTGGCGTTTCTCAAGACATCCGAGGGACAAAAGCTGCGCGACCTGCACCAGGAACGTGCGGCGATCCTGAAGACCCGGCTGAAAGGCATGGGCCTGCCGCTGATCGACCACGGCAGCCATATCGTGCCGGTGATCGTCGGCGACCCGGTGCACACCAAGAAACTCAGCGACATGCTGCTGGATCGCTATGGCATCTATGTGCAACCGATCAACTTCCCCACGGTGCCCCGCGGGACCGAGCGTCTGCGCTTTACCCCGTCGCCGGTGCACGGCCCGGGCGAGATGGACAAGCTGGTCAAGGCGATGGATGCGCTGTGGTCCCACTGTGCGCTGAATCGCGCCGAACTCAGTGCATGA
- a CDS encoding 5-aminolevulinate synthase has translation MTLFAIPTPGILSLILMTALGYAVATVGMKITATGQIWLGVGLCALGFFAAFLAEIVLLRRFDLALVYVVIIAAETALVLGYAFWIGEGFGLRQTFGATLVLLGLLVVTH, from the coding sequence ATGACGCTTTTTGCCATTCCCACGCCAGGAATCCTCAGCCTGATTCTGATGACCGCGCTTGGCTATGCCGTCGCCACGGTCGGGATGAAAATCACGGCGACCGGGCAGATCTGGCTGGGCGTCGGGCTGTGCGCGCTAGGCTTCTTCGCCGCATTCCTGGCCGAAATCGTCCTGCTGCGGCGCTTCGACCTGGCGCTGGTCTATGTGGTCATCATCGCCGCAGAAACCGCGCTTGTCCTGGGATACGCGTTCTGGATCGGCGAAGGCTTCGGCCTGCGCCAGACCTTTGGCGCGACGCTGGTTCTGCTGGGGCTGCTGGTCGTCACGCACTAG
- a CDS encoding M20/M25/M40 family metallo-hydrolase, with the protein MRLDAVLARIDSDLPAAIDRLFELLRLPSISTDPAYAADCDRAADWLVRDLASIGIDASKRTTPGHPMVVGHVPGDGPHVLFYGHYDVQPVDPLALWHRDPFDPAIEDTPKGRVIRARGASDDKGQLMTFVEACRAWKAVHGTLPCRLTFLFEGEEESGSPSLVPFLKDNADELRADLALICDTGLFESRAPAVITMLRGLLGEELTITGPDKDLHSGMYGGAAMNPIRVLTRILGGLHDDAGRCVVPGFYDGVPELPDDIAAQWQALNFDHAAFLGDVGLSQLAGEQGRSALEMLWSRPTAEINGIWGGYTGDGFKTVLPSRASAKVSFRLVGQQDPHAIRDAFRAWVTAQLPPDCQVSFTGHGASPASHIDTGHAAFEAARTVLAEEWGVPAAFAGCGGSIPIAGYFKTHLGMDAMLVGWGKDDDQIHSPNEKYDVESFHKGIRSWARILAALSD; encoded by the coding sequence ATGCGCCTCGACGCCGTACTGGCCCGTATCGATTCCGACCTTCCCGCCGCCATTGACCGCCTGTTCGAATTGCTGCGCCTGCCCTCGATCTCGACCGACCCGGCCTATGCCGCGGATTGCGACCGCGCGGCGGATTGGCTGGTGCGCGATCTGGCCAGCATCGGCATTGACGCGTCCAAACGCACGACGCCCGGCCATCCGATGGTGGTGGGCCATGTGCCGGGCGACGGCCCGCATGTGCTGTTCTACGGCCATTACGACGTGCAGCCGGTCGACCCGCTGGCGCTGTGGCACCGCGACCCGTTCGATCCGGCGATCGAGGACACGCCCAAGGGCCGCGTGATCCGCGCCCGCGGCGCATCCGATGACAAGGGCCAGCTGATGACCTTTGTCGAGGCCTGCCGCGCCTGGAAGGCGGTGCACGGCACCCTGCCCTGCCGCCTGACATTCCTGTTCGAGGGCGAAGAGGAATCCGGTTCGCCCTCGCTGGTGCCGTTTCTCAAGGACAACGCCGACGAACTTCGGGCCGATCTGGCGCTGATCTGCGACACCGGGCTGTTCGAAAGCCGCGCGCCCGCGGTCATCACCATGCTGCGCGGGCTGCTGGGCGAAGAACTGACGATCACCGGCCCCGACAAGGACCTGCATTCGGGCATGTATGGCGGTGCCGCGATGAACCCGATCCGGGTGCTGACGCGCATATTGGGCGGGCTGCATGACGATGCCGGGCGCTGCGTGGTGCCGGGCTTCTACGACGGGGTGCCCGAACTGCCCGATGATATCGCGGCGCAATGGCAGGCGCTGAATTTCGACCATGCGGCGTTCCTGGGCGATGTCGGCCTGTCGCAACTGGCCGGTGAGCAAGGGCGCAGCGCGCTCGAGATGCTCTGGTCGCGCCCCACCGCCGAGATCAACGGCATCTGGGGTGGCTATACCGGCGACGGGTTCAAGACGGTGCTGCCGTCCAGGGCTTCGGCCAAGGTCAGTTTCCGCCTGGTCGGCCAGCAGGACCCGCACGCGATCCGCGACGCGTTCCGCGCCTGGGTCACGGCGCAGCTGCCACCGGATTGCCAGGTGTCCTTCACGGGCCATGGTGCCTCGCCCGCCTCGCATATCGACACCGGCCACGCCGCGTTCGAAGCCGCCCGCACCGTGCTGGCCGAGGAATGGGGGGTGCCCGCGGCCTTTGCCGGATGCGGCGGTTCGATCCCCATCGCGGGGTACTTCAAGACCCATCTGGGCATGGACGCCATGCTGGTCGGCTGGGGCAAGGACGACGACCAGATTCATTCGCCGAACGAAAAATACGACGTCGAAAGCTTTCACAAGGGCATCCGCAGCTGGGCACGGATCCTTGCCGCGCTTTCTGACTGA
- a CDS encoding VOC family protein yields the protein MIDHSGISVADFEAARGFYDAAFAPLGARLLMQVPMAHTGGVRVVGYGRERPVFWLTEGAPQQPPCHVAFTAASRDEVDAFHKAACAAGGRDNGPPGLRPHYHADYYGAFVLDPDGNNIEAVCHKPG from the coding sequence ATGATCGATCATTCCGGGATCAGCGTCGCGGATTTCGAAGCGGCCCGCGGCTTTTATGACGCCGCCTTTGCGCCGTTGGGCGCCCGGCTGCTCATGCAGGTGCCCATGGCGCATACCGGCGGCGTCCGCGTCGTCGGGTATGGCCGCGAACGGCCAGTCTTCTGGCTGACCGAAGGCGCGCCGCAGCAACCGCCCTGCCATGTCGCCTTTACCGCCGCATCGCGCGACGAAGTCGACGCGTTCCACAAGGCGGCATGCGCGGCCGGTGGCCGCGACAACGGCCCTCCGGGTCTGCGCCCGCATTACCACGCGGATTACTACGGCGCCTTCGTGCTGGACCCCGACGGCAACAACATCGAGGCGGTCTGCCACAAACCGGGCTGA